One region of Clostridiales bacterium genomic DNA includes:
- a CDS encoding pyruvate carboxylase gives MSEKVFNKVLAANRGEIAVRIFRACYDLGIHTVAMYSKEDELSLFRTRADEAYLVGENKSPLGAYLDIPEIIDLAKRRGVDAIHPGYGFLSENADFARACEEAGITFIGPPSDVLGKMGDKLSAKQIAMECGVPVIPGCSEPLRDGQEALEKAISFGFPVILKAAAGGGGRGMRLCEMPEDVIPAFELVKNEARKAFGNDDIFIEKYLVQPKHIEVQILADQYGNVRHLGERDCSLQRRYQKVVEFAPAWSVPESIREQLHADAVKIAEAVGYVNAGTVEFLVDRDGNHYFIEMNPRIQVEHTVTEMVTSIDLVRAQILIAEGQPISHPEIGLGDQNNLKVNGYAIQCRVTTEDPANNFAPDNGKIEAYRSGGGFGVRLDGGNAGTGSIISPYYDSLLVKVTSWDCTFPAVCRKATRAINEEHVRGVKTNIPFVTNILTHPTFIAGKCHTKFIDETPELFEFTESRDRATRVLKYIANIQVNNPDAERHQYDTPRFPKAQREITKQDGLKLLLDTDGPEAVKDWVLGQKKLLITDTTMRDAHQSLLSTRLRTRDMLKGADGTADILADCFSLEMWGGATFDTAYRFLHESPWERLEMLREKIPNIPFQMLLRGSNLVGYASYPDNLVRAFIAESAREGIDVFRVFDSLNWLPNMETAMDEVLRQGKFLEGTVCYTGDILDPTRDRYTLEYYVNFAKELERRGVHMLAIKDMSGLLKPYAAKKLVSTLKQEIGIPIHLHTHNTTDNQIATYLMAAEAGVDVVDTAIGPLANLTSQPSMNAVVESLRGQERDTGFDPQRLQELADYWADVRLRYESFDKGLKVPVTDIYRYEIPGGQYTNLQPQVESLGLGHRFAEVKEMYRTVNIMLGDIIKVTPSSKMVGDLAIFMVQNDLTPENIVERGETLAFPDSVVSYFKGMMGQPPCGFPKDLQRVVLKGEKPITGRPGDLLPPVDWDQLRSEIRKFYPNYEEPRSLISYAMYPKVYEEYIRHRKEYGYIMRMGSHVFFNGMAVGEMNKINIEDGKTLMIKYIGLGDRNDDGTRNVQFELNGMRREVSVPDPTATDTAKTVVMADPNDKSQAGASIPGMVSKVNVKPGDQVKVNDVLAVIEAMKMETSVVARMDGTIDEVFVKGGQTVKAGELLLTIK, from the coding sequence GTGTCAGAAAAGGTTTTCAACAAGGTCCTTGCCGCCAACCGCGGCGAGATCGCGGTGCGTATCTTCCGCGCGTGCTATGACCTCGGCATCCACACCGTGGCCATGTACTCCAAGGAAGACGAACTGAGTCTGTTCCGCACCCGCGCCGACGAGGCGTATCTCGTCGGTGAAAACAAGAGCCCTCTGGGTGCGTATCTCGACATCCCCGAGATCATCGACCTGGCCAAGCGCCGCGGCGTCGACGCCATCCATCCGGGCTACGGTTTCCTGTCCGAAAACGCGGACTTTGCCCGCGCCTGCGAAGAGGCCGGCATCACGTTCATCGGGCCTCCGAGCGACGTGCTCGGCAAGATGGGCGACAAGCTCTCGGCCAAGCAGATCGCCATGGAATGCGGCGTGCCGGTCATCCCCGGCTGCTCCGAGCCTCTGCGCGACGGGCAGGAGGCACTCGAGAAGGCCATCAGCTTCGGCTTCCCCGTCATCCTCAAGGCGGCAGCCGGCGGCGGCGGCCGCGGTATGCGCCTGTGCGAGATGCCCGAGGACGTCATCCCCGCGTTCGAGCTCGTCAAGAACGAGGCGCGCAAGGCCTTCGGCAATGACGACATCTTCATCGAGAAATACCTCGTGCAGCCCAAGCACATCGAGGTGCAGATCCTCGCCGACCAGTACGGCAACGTGCGCCACCTCGGCGAGCGTGACTGCTCGTTGCAGCGCCGCTACCAGAAGGTCGTGGAGTTTGCGCCCGCGTGGAGCGTGCCCGAGAGCATCCGCGAGCAGCTGCACGCTGACGCCGTGAAGATCGCCGAGGCCGTCGGCTATGTCAACGCCGGCACGGTGGAGTTCCTCGTCGACCGCGACGGCAACCACTACTTCATCGAGATGAACCCCCGCATCCAGGTCGAGCACACCGTCACCGAGATGGTCACAAGCATCGACCTCGTGCGCGCGCAGATCCTCATCGCCGAGGGTCAGCCGATCAGCCATCCGGAGATCGGTCTGGGCGACCAGAACAATCTCAAGGTCAACGGCTACGCCATCCAGTGCCGCGTGACCACCGAGGACCCGGCCAACAACTTCGCGCCCGACAACGGCAAGATCGAGGCCTACCGCTCCGGCGGCGGCTTCGGCGTGCGTCTCGACGGCGGCAACGCCGGCACGGGCTCGATCATCTCGCCGTACTATGACTCGCTGCTCGTCAAGGTCACGAGCTGGGACTGCACCTTCCCCGCCGTCTGCCGCAAGGCTACCCGCGCCATCAACGAGGAGCACGTGCGCGGCGTCAAGACGAACATCCCGTTTGTGACGAACATCCTCACGCACCCGACGTTCATCGCCGGCAAGTGCCACACGAAGTTCATCGACGAGACGCCGGAGCTGTTCGAGTTCACCGAATCGCGCGACCGCGCGACCCGCGTGCTCAAATACATCGCCAACATCCAGGTCAACAATCCCGACGCCGAGCGCCACCAGTACGACACGCCGCGCTTCCCGAAGGCGCAGCGCGAGATCACGAAGCAGGACGGGCTCAAGCTCCTGCTCGACACCGACGGCCCCGAGGCCGTCAAGGACTGGGTCCTCGGCCAGAAGAAGCTGCTCATCACCGACACGACGATGCGCGACGCGCACCAGTCCCTGCTGAGCACCCGCCTGCGCACCCGCGACATGCTCAAGGGCGCCGACGGCACGGCCGACATCCTCGCCGACTGCTTCTCGCTCGAGATGTGGGGCGGCGCGACGTTTGACACCGCCTACCGCTTCCTGCACGAGTCCCCGTGGGAGCGCCTGGAGATGCTGCGCGAGAAGATCCCGAACATCCCGTTCCAGATGCTGCTGCGCGGCTCGAACCTCGTCGGCTACGCGAGCTATCCGGACAACCTCGTGCGCGCCTTCATCGCCGAGTCTGCCCGCGAGGGCATCGACGTGTTCCGCGTGTTCGACTCGCTCAACTGGCTGCCGAACATGGAGACCGCCATGGACGAGGTCCTGCGCCAGGGCAAGTTCCTCGAGGGCACCGTGTGCTACACCGGCGATATCCTCGACCCGACGCGCGACCGCTACACGCTCGAGTACTACGTCAACTTCGCCAAGGAGCTCGAGCGCCGCGGCGTGCACATGCTGGCCATCAAGGACATGTCCGGCCTGCTCAAGCCCTACGCCGCCAAGAAGCTCGTGAGCACCCTCAAGCAGGAGATCGGCATCCCCATCCACCTGCACACGCACAACACCACCGACAACCAGATCGCGACCTATCTCATGGCGGCCGAGGCCGGCGTGGATGTGGTCGACACCGCCATCGGCCCGCTGGCCAACCTCACGAGCCAGCCGTCGATGAACGCCGTCGTCGAGTCCCTGCGCGGTCAGGAGCGCGACACCGGCTTTGACCCGCAGCGCCTGCAGGAGCTGGCCGATTACTGGGCCGACGTGCGCCTGCGCTACGAGAGCTTCGACAAGGGCCTCAAAGTGCCCGTCACCGATATCTACCGCTACGAGATCCCCGGCGGCCAGTACACGAACCTGCAGCCGCAGGTCGAGTCGCTCGGCCTCGGCCACCGCTTCGCGGAGGTCAAGGAGATGTACCGCACCGTCAACATCATGCTCGGCGACATCATCAAGGTCACGCCGTCGTCCAAAATGGTCGGCGACCTGGCGATCTTCATGGTGCAGAATGACCTCACGCCCGAAAACATCGTCGAGCGCGGCGAGACCCTCGCCTTCCCCGACAGCGTCGTGAGCTACTTCAAGGGCATGATGGGCCAGCCGCCCTGCGGCTTCCCGAAGGATCTGCAGCGCGTCGTGCTCAAGGGCGAGAAGCCGATCACCGGCCGCCCCGGCGACCTGCTGCCGCCCGTTGACTGGGATCAGCTGCGCAGCGAGATCCGCAAGTTCTACCCGAACTACGAGGAGCCGCGCTCCCTCATCTCCTACGCCATGTACCCGAAGGTCTATGAGGAGTACATCCGCCACCGCAAGGAGTATGGCTACATCATGCGCATGGGCAGCCACGTGTTCTTCAACGGCATGGCCGTCGGCGAGATGAACAAGATCAACATCGAGGACGGCAAGACCCTCATGATCAAGTACATCGGCCTCGGCGACCGCAACGACGACGGCACGCGCAACGTGCAGTTCGAGCTCAACGGTATGCGCCGCGAGGTCTCCGTGCCCGACCCGACCGCGACCGACACGGCCAAGACCGTCGTCATGGCCGACCCGAACGACAAGAGCCAGGCCGGCGCGTCCATTCCGGGCATGGTGTCGAAGGTCAACGTCAAGCCCGGCGACCAAGTCAAGGTCAACGACGTGCTCGCCGTGATCGAGGCCATGAAGATGGAGACGAGCGTCGTCGCCCGCATGGACGGCACGATCGACGAGGTCTTTGTCAAGGGCGGTCAGACGGTCAAGGCCGGCGAGCTGCTGCTGACGATCAAGTAA
- a CDS encoding thiamine diphosphokinase, which produces MNLENICYIVGAASLDGVRLSSRPGDYVIAADGGYRTLKARGIEPDFVMGDFDSLGYRPDHPNVETHPVMKDDTDLGLAVRWALAHGYRRLVMAGALGGRLDQTIASLQTLRGLTDAGAQGWLIGCGWVVTAVQNGTLAFPAGMEGTVSVFSSGDAARGVTLRGLLYEITDAELRCAMPLGVSNSFTGAAATVRVTDGTVFVLWQGNALPDGLEVRHGAD; this is translated from the coding sequence ATGAATTTGGAAAACATTTGCTATATCGTCGGCGCGGCCAGTCTTGACGGCGTGCGCCTGAGCTCCCGGCCGGGAGACTACGTGATCGCGGCCGACGGCGGCTACCGCACGCTGAAGGCGCGCGGCATTGAGCCGGACTTCGTCATGGGCGACTTTGACTCCCTCGGCTACCGGCCGGACCACCCGAACGTGGAGACGCATCCGGTCATGAAGGATGACACCGACCTCGGCCTCGCCGTGCGCTGGGCGCTGGCGCACGGGTACCGGCGGCTCGTGATGGCGGGCGCGCTCGGCGGCCGCCTCGACCAGACGATCGCCAGCCTGCAGACGCTGCGCGGGCTCACGGACGCGGGCGCGCAGGGCTGGCTCATCGGCTGCGGCTGGGTGGTCACGGCGGTGCAAAACGGCACGCTGGCCTTTCCCGCCGGCATGGAGGGCACGGTGTCCGTGTTCAGCAGCGGCGATGCCGCGCGCGGCGTCACGCTGCGCGGCCTGCTCTACGAGATCACGGACGCGGAGCTGCGGTGCGCCATGCCGCTCGGCGTGAGCAATTCGTTCACCGGCGCGGCGGCCACGGTGCGCGTCACGGACGGCACGGTCTTTGTCCTCTGGCAGGGCAACGCGCTGCCGGACGGGCTGGAGGTGCGCCATGGAGCGGATTGA
- a CDS encoding PHP domain-containing protein, with translation MERIDLHTHTLASDGSDTPAAVVQQAAALGLRAVAVTDHDTFAGLPEALAAGQRCGIEVVPGVELSTVWGGEEVHLLGYFMDTGNAALRALMTRATDERNARNETMVQRLHDAGYPITMDDLHAAFPGQTVLGRPHIAALLVQRGCIPSVPDGMRGLLGRGKAFYVPRYNIPLADSIRALRAAGGVPVVAHIFKYRFDDAQRAAMLAAAADAGALGVEVRYTTYTPEQTEIAQALAARFGLAPSGGSDYHGLRKPDIALGSGRGGLRVPYAYLAGLKALAGHECV, from the coding sequence ATGGAGCGGATTGACCTGCACACGCACACGCTCGCGTCCGACGGGTCGGACACGCCGGCCGCCGTCGTGCAGCAGGCGGCGGCGCTCGGCCTGCGGGCCGTGGCCGTCACGGATCACGACACGTTCGCCGGCCTGCCGGAGGCCCTCGCGGCGGGGCAGCGCTGCGGCATCGAGGTCGTGCCCGGCGTGGAGCTGTCCACCGTCTGGGGCGGCGAGGAGGTGCACCTGCTCGGCTACTTCATGGACACGGGCAATGCCGCGCTGCGCGCGCTCATGACCCGCGCGACCGACGAGCGCAATGCCCGCAACGAGACCATGGTGCAGCGCCTGCACGACGCAGGCTACCCCATCACGATGGACGACCTGCACGCGGCCTTCCCGGGGCAGACGGTGCTCGGCCGGCCGCACATCGCGGCGCTGCTCGTGCAGCGCGGGTGCATCCCCTCGGTGCCGGACGGTATGCGCGGCCTGCTCGGCCGGGGCAAGGCGTTTTACGTCCCGCGCTATAACATCCCGCTCGCGGATTCCATCCGCGCCCTGCGCGCGGCGGGCGGCGTGCCGGTCGTGGCGCACATCTTCAAGTACCGCTTTGACGATGCGCAGCGCGCCGCCATGCTCGCCGCGGCGGCGGACGCCGGAGCCCTCGGCGTCGAGGTGCGCTATACGACCTATACGCCCGAGCAGACGGAGATCGCGCAGGCGCTGGCCGCGCGCTTTGGCCTCGCGCCCTCCGGCGGCTCGGACTATCACGGTCTGCGCAAGCCGGACATCGCCCTCGGCTCCGGCCGGGGCGGGCTGCGCGTGCCGTATGCGTACCTCGCCGGGCTCAAAGCCCTTGCCGGGCACGAATGTGTGTGA
- a CDS encoding TIR domain-containing protein yields the protein MKTLLRPYEGTLPYLFVSYAHKNDAAVLEIISTLQSRGFRVWYDEGIEAGSEWPESIASHLERAQLVLAFLSPAYLRSDNCRKEMHYALTKRKPVINVYLEPTELSPGMEMQIGNLFALMKYTYPSEEYFYDKLFSAELLDAGKFAGEPPELPDAPAPAKKAKEKTPRGESPRRARREKPPKAPKPARPKKRRRGLAAAIIAVVLVGCLIAAGIVGHFTGLLYRFTVKTVAVQTLADDTVAQFQNPLLEQAARDYAGKPAGELTVADLKGLTALYVCGDRYWFAAPQQGVDAAAAGVETAEMIDPSGQTVTVRRGDIRDLSDLAYFPSLTAVSVQFQSLTSLESLPACGVEVFDVSANRLTSLSGIEQLPKLTALTADGNAVTDLTGLGRCLNVRKLSLNGANVSDLSELRALTKLQDVTLSHCTRRELLIPLHKSSLTRVTLVDCDLRGDFFHSFDRERALTALSLTDCELDSTSGLEDFTGLTELTVRGVSGTLDWSALGSLPLQTVTADALQADAIAAATTVAVTVVD from the coding sequence GTGAAAACCCTTCTGCGCCCCTATGAGGGCACGCTGCCGTATCTCTTCGTCAGCTACGCGCACAAGAACGACGCGGCCGTGCTCGAGATCATCAGCACCTTGCAGTCGCGCGGCTTTCGCGTCTGGTACGATGAGGGCATCGAGGCCGGCAGCGAGTGGCCGGAGAGCATCGCGTCGCATCTTGAGCGCGCGCAGCTCGTGCTGGCGTTTTTGTCCCCGGCGTACCTGCGCTCGGACAACTGCCGCAAGGAGATGCACTATGCCCTGACCAAGCGCAAGCCCGTCATCAACGTCTACCTCGAGCCGACGGAGCTCTCTCCCGGCATGGAGATGCAGATCGGCAACCTCTTCGCGCTCATGAAGTATACCTATCCGAGCGAGGAATATTTCTACGACAAGCTCTTCTCGGCCGAGCTGCTCGATGCGGGCAAATTCGCCGGCGAGCCGCCGGAGCTGCCGGACGCGCCCGCGCCCGCGAAAAAGGCGAAGGAGAAAACGCCCCGCGGCGAATCTCCCCGCCGGGCCAGGCGCGAAAAGCCGCCCAAGGCGCCGAAGCCCGCGCGGCCGAAGAAAAGACGCCGCGGCCTCGCGGCGGCGATCATCGCCGTCGTGCTCGTCGGCTGCCTGATCGCGGCCGGCATCGTCGGCCACTTCACGGGCCTGCTCTACCGCTTCACGGTCAAGACCGTCGCGGTGCAGACGCTCGCGGACGACACGGTCGCCCAGTTCCAGAACCCGCTGCTCGAGCAGGCCGCGCGCGACTATGCCGGCAAGCCCGCGGGCGAGCTCACGGTCGCGGACCTCAAGGGCCTCACGGCGCTGTACGTCTGCGGCGACCGGTACTGGTTCGCCGCCCCGCAGCAGGGCGTGGACGCGGCGGCCGCCGGCGTCGAGACGGCGGAGATGATCGACCCCTCCGGCCAGACCGTCACCGTGCGGCGCGGCGACATCCGCGACCTGTCCGACCTCGCGTATTTTCCGAGCCTGACGGCGGTCTCGGTGCAGTTTCAGTCGCTGACCTCGCTCGAGAGCCTGCCCGCCTGCGGTGTGGAGGTGTTCGATGTCAGCGCCAACCGGCTCACGAGCCTGTCGGGCATCGAGCAGCTGCCGAAGCTCACGGCCCTCACGGCCGACGGCAACGCCGTCACCGACCTCACCGGCCTCGGCCGCTGTCTGAACGTGCGGAAGCTGAGTCTCAACGGCGCGAATGTGTCGGATCTGTCCGAGCTGCGCGCGCTCACGAAGCTGCAGGACGTCACGCTCTCGCACTGCACGCGCCGCGAGCTGCTGATCCCGCTGCACAAGTCCTCGCTCACGCGCGTCACGCTCGTGGACTGCGATCTGCGTGGCGATTTCTTCCACAGCTTCGACCGCGAGCGGGCGCTCACGGCGCTCTCGCTCACCGACTGCGAGCTGGACAGCACGTCCGGGCTGGAGGATTTCACCGGGCTCACGGAGCTGACGGTGCGCGGCGTTTCCGGCACGCTCGACTGGTCGGCGCTCGGCAGTCTGCCGCTGCAGACCGTCACGGCCGACGCCCTGCAGGCGGACGCCATCGCCGCGGCCACCACCGTGGCCGTCACGGTCGTGGATTGA